One region of Bubalus kerabau isolate K-KA32 ecotype Philippines breed swamp buffalo chromosome 6, PCC_UOA_SB_1v2, whole genome shotgun sequence genomic DNA includes:
- the LOC129654811 gene encoding histone H2B type 2-F gives MPDPAKSAPAPKKGSKKAVTKVQKKDGKKRKRSRKESYSVYVYKVLKQVHPDTGISSKAMGIMNSFVNDIFERIAGEASRLAHYNKRSTITSREIQTAVRLLLPGELAKHAVSEGTKAVTKYTSSK, from the coding sequence ATGCCGGATCCAGCAAAATCTGCTCCTGCTCCAAAAAAAGGTTCTAAAAAGGCTGTCACGAAAGTGCAGAAGAAGGATGGCAAGAAGCGCAAGCGCAGCCGCAAGGAGAGCTATTCTGTTTACGTGTATAAGGTGCTGAAACAGGTACACCCGGACACCGGTATCTCGTCCAAGGCTATGGGCATCATGAATTCTTTCGTCAACGACATCTTCGAGCGCATTGCCGGCGAAGCGTCGCGCCTGGCGCATTACAACAAGCGCTCGACCATTACTTCCCGAGAGATCCAAACGGCGGTACGCCTGCTGCTTCCCGGCGAGCTGGCTAAACACGCCGTGTCCGAGGGCACCAAGGCGGTCACCAAGTACACCAGTTCAAAGTAA
- the LOC129654810 gene encoding histone H3, whose amino-acid sequence MARTKQTARKSTGGKAPRKQLATKAARKSAPATGGVKKPHRYRPGTVALREIRRYQKSTELLIRKLPFQRLVREIAQDFKTDLRFQSSAVMALQEASEAYLVGLFEDTNLCAIHAKRVTIMPKDIQLARRIRGERA is encoded by the coding sequence ATGGCGCGTACGAAGCAAACCGCCCGCAAGTCGACCGGTGGCAAGGCCCCGCGGAAGCAGCTGGCCACCAAGGCGGCTCGCAAGAGCGCGCCGGCCACGGGCGGCGTCAAGAAGCCGCATCGTTATAGGCCGGGCACCGTGGCCCTGCGGGAGATTCGGCGCTACCAGAAGTCGACCGAGCTACTAATCCGCAAGCTGCCGTTCCAGCGGCTGGTGCGCGAGATCGCGCAGGACTTTAAGACCGATCTGCGCTTCCAGAGCTCGGCCGTGATGGCGCTGCAGGAGGCGAGCGAGGCCTACCTGGTGGGGCTGTTTGAAGACACGAACCTGTGCGCCATCCACGCCAAGCGCGTGACCATCATGCCCAAAGACATCCAGCTGGCTCGCCGCATCCGCGGGGAGCGGGCTTAA